From Acropora muricata isolate sample 2 chromosome 14, ASM3666990v1, whole genome shotgun sequence, one genomic window encodes:
- the LOC136897540 gene encoding vitellogenin-A2-like, translating to MKAFWVILFSLGAVSAMHLGYKVGQRYTHSYECGVTKAMPGSSTKTVGLQLKCDAHVDVITKTEMQVTLANIQLNPVQGTRTNPTQQKDNLKQNVLKAMQQQLSHPVKFFVKASDGSINKLRVHRKDTDWSLNVKRGLVNLFQISGPLDQQYFIQPESTAVGECQVAYAIRRRTNAGVLELTKVINYNKCQHRAEFKQVNYLGEACQECQQSLGYSPYHRAVGQIDHTLTGSKDKGYTINRADAYEDHVITPFSRAAGQFTARARQTLKFLKNTAAGAPSTELTETVRMTFSAENPEAFSKYQKQQQQQIVKAARKCIQEMFKAAKDIAGPNVGEKFAATVSALRRCTKETLKTLVEEMVKRKDQIERKLFLDAASFVGTCQAFEVLKENAQLFKTRELSRLFLGLAATPEPRACHIKALRDLCNHEKVTADQSCHRQCLLSSGAVLNKISRRPSFQQNPKDVSEYGNSLKEMRSRLNKENAKSDEKRMYIQALGNAGSCQVQDDLQNILKNKQQPLFVRVECVWALRRITRQKRGKAKAYPCLISIFADPEESPELRMAIFVQILNTGPNFPTLQALASIVRREVSIGHRGPQSNQLASFVFSHLFALAYNNNILTKRRAMQARLVLRLMPEMKYGLSYSKGVRMAFNSENYQSGIEIEANKLDLPNSGLPRNLNARLRFNILGYRLNALEFGARIENMDDIVDYIASKIHKRSKRSLWGKFASFFNPDEMDDSDGYSPTVGGNKSSQGSAIPISSDKEIKQRRMSAFVKFFGNEMTFLEVRQKDVDQLAQDLSDLLVGPKTKLEYPEQGIEITRHGVKIEQTLQKAFLGYHARHMIPTLAGIMLDMEFRAGTSAIARTTANFGVSSSSWLTFWQYNRMTGNLRITPRVNTHAHALVGIHTPLVRVGIQMKLNIRSYFDKRANVVAEKGKQCSVKFNIPDRKWDVWTVKVDTEGFTQECNPDTLKTTEKAISMELNRDHITQLQRRCYGKDMFGVQYCVQGTFPDLTALRLQQVQLLPVIGQFDGRFTGEPAEDKPTDIEWLHKHPVISKLGTQEIHGEINVLAASKAVTRKIPYKITYKRSHQRELLIKFDDLQVKGYEKAMMTLKVDSNELKLNFGNKAGQKGPKYEITVSGQVENQGKCLRARARWNKLPEQWKDFLYQWEPQIWNALQQFAWVRRVNQKKKQMEFQIQLKTATTADWQLKVPNADVKRTNVRLPLRVERFASSYDDIMNFVFARCDVQGQNIRVFDHLQYVANIKAGCPYVLVQEHNTDRPSRIMFTVQMNGKGHKTLRILIRKSKERVEIKANDDHPIVLIDGQLCAKQDCQTKLQEVTVHTAQMPGGKNQVDLHTKFGLCARIKGGQISVYASPLLQGHVRGLCGDANGEQWNEFRDRKDKIRDRQTFVKSWQQKC from the exons ATGAAGGCCTTTTGGGTGATTCTCTTTTCTTTGGGGGCAGTTT CTGCGATGCACTTGG GATATAAGGTGGGCCAACGTTATACACACAGCTACGAGTGTGGCGTCACTAAGGCAATGCCTGGAAGCTCCACCAAGACTGTGGGATTGCAACTCAAATGTGACGCGCACGTCGATGTCATCACGAAGACGGAAATGCAAGTTACG CTGGCAAATATTCAACTGAACCCCGTCCAAGGAACAAGAACGAACCCCACTCAGCAGAAGGATAATCTGAAGCAAAACGTCCTTAAAGCGATGCAACAACAACTCTCACATCCTGTGAAATTCTTTGTTAAAGCATCAGATGGCAGCATCAACAAGCTTCGTGTGCATCGTAAGGACACTGATTGGTCGCTGAATGTAAAACGTGGGCTCGTAAACCTTTTCCAGATCTCCGGTCCGCTTGATCAGCAATATTTTATTCAACCAGAG TCGACGGCAGTGGGTGAATGCCAAGTGGCCTACGCTATTAGGAGGCGTACCAATGCTGGAGTGTTGGAGTTAACCAAGGTGATCAACTACAATAAATGTCAACATCGTGCTGAGTTTAAACAGGTCAACTATCTTGGCGAGGCGTGTCAAGAATGTCAGCAG AGTTTGGGTTATTCGCCATACCACCGTGCGGTAGGACAAATAGACCACACCCTAACAGGTTCCAAAGATAAAGGATACACCATCAACCGAGCTGACGCTTACGAAGATCACGTGATAACTCCATTTTCTCGAGCAGCTGGACAATTCACCGCGAGAGCCAG GCAAACTCTGAAGTTTCTAAAGAACACTGCAGCAGGCGCACCAT CGACCGAACTAACCGAAACAGTAAGAATGACTTTCAGTGCTGAAAATCCCGAAGCATTCTCCAAGTACCAAAAACAGCAGCAACAGCAAATTGTCAAG GCGGCGAGAAAATGTATTCAAGAAATGTTTAAAGCAGCCAAAGATATCGCTGGACCAAATGTGGGAGAAAAGTTCGCCGCGACTGTATCTGCATTGAGAAGATGTACCAAGGAAACATTGAAAACACTTGTAGAAGAAATGGTGAAACGAAAGGATCAAATCGAGAG AAAATTGTTCTTGGACGCCGCTTCTTTTGTGGGGACTTGTCAAGCATTTGAGGTTTTGAAGGAAAACGCCCAACTGTTCAAAACACGCGAGCTCAGCCGATTGTTCTTGGGACTGGCAGCCACTCCAGAGCCTAGAGCATGTCATATTAAGGCTTTAAGG GATCTTTGTAACCACGAGAAAGTAACCGCAGATCAATCATGTCACCGTCAGTGCTTGCTGTCATCTGGAGCCGTGCTCAACAAGATCAGTCGCAGACCCAGTTTTCAACAGAACCCCAAAGATGTTTCTGAATACGGCAACAGCCTGAAG GAGATGAGAAGTCGACTTAATAAGGAGAATGCGAAATCAGACGAAAAACGAATGTACATTCAGGCTCTTGGAAATGCAGGAAGCTGCCAGGTGCAAGATGATTTGCAAAACAttctaaaaaacaaacaacagccTCTGTTCGTTCGCGTGGAGTGTGTTTGGGCTCTTAGGCGTATTACACGACAGAAAAGAGGCAAGGCGAAG GCTTATCCGTGCCTCATTTCAATCTTCGCTGACCCTGAAGAGTCTCCAGAACTACGTATGGCTATCTTTGTACAAATACTTAATACAGGACCCAACTTCCCAACTCTGCAGGCCCTTGCCAGCATTGTAAGACGAGAGGTTTCTATCGGGCACAGAGGTCCACAGAGTAACCAGCTCGCTTCATTCGTATTTTCACACCTATTCGCCCTCGCCTACAACAATAACATTCTGACAAAGAGAAG GGCAATGCAAGCTCGTCTTGTCTTACGACTCATGCCAGAGATGAAATATGGACTCAGCTACTCCAAGGGAGTGCGAATGGCGTTTAACTCAG AAAATTATCAATCGGGAATTGAGATTGAAGCCAACAAACTGGACTTACCTAACAGTGGATTACCAAGAAACTTAAATGCAAGATTGCGGTTCAACATTTTGGGTTACAGACTGAATGCGTTAGAG tttggAGCGAGAATTGAAAACATGGACGATATAGTTGATTACATTGCTTCAAAAATACACAAACGAAGCAAGAGATCGTTATGGGGAAAATTTGCCTCATTCTTCAATCCTGACGAAATGGATGACAGCGATGGTTATTCGCCAACCGTGGGTGGCAATAAATCCAGCCAAGGATCTGCCATTCCAATCTCGAGTGATAAAGAAATT AAACAACGTCGCATGTCCGCATTCGTAAAGTTCTTTGGAAACGAAATGACGTTTTTAGAAGTAAGGCAGAAAGATGTGGACCAATTGGCACAGGACTTGTCAGATCTACTTGTTGGACCAAAGACAAAGTTGGAATACCCTGAACAAG GCATTGAGATTACAAGGCATGgagtaaaaattgaacaaacaTTACAGAAAGCCTTCTTGGGATATCATGCTCGGCATATGATCCCTACTCTCGCTGGAATAATGCTGGATATGGAATTTAGAGCTGGAACCAGTGCGATAGCTAGAACCACTGCGAACTTTGGTGTGAGTTCATCTTCCTGGCTGACATTCTGGCAATACAACAGAATGACTGGCAATCTTAGGATAACaccaag GGTTAACACACACGCGCATGCGCTGGTTGGTATTCATACACCTTTGGTACGAGTGGGAATACAGATGAAACTCAACATAAGATCCTACTTTGATAAGAGGGCTAATGTCGTGGCTGAGAAGGGAAAGCAATGCAGTGTCAAATTCAATATTCCTGATCGAAAATGGGACGTTTGGACAGTGAA GGTTGACACCGAAGGATTTACGCAAGAGTGTAACCCAGACACCCTCAAGACAACGGAGAAAGCAATTTCCATGGAACTCAACCGCGACCACATTACACAG CTTCAAAGAAGGTGCTATGGCAAGGATATGTTTGGAGTTCAGTATTGCGTGCAAGGAACATTCCCTGATCTCACTGCATTGAGGCTCCAACAAGTACAACTACTTCCAGTCATTGGTCAGTTTGATGGACGTTTTACTGGGGAACCTGCTGAAGACAAACCGACTGATATAGAGTGGTTGCACAAGCATCCTGTTATATCCAAACTAGGCACGCAAG AGATCCATGGCGAAATCAATGTCTTGGCGGCTTCAAAAGCTGTCACGCGCAAGATTCCGTACAAAATAACTTACAAAAGGAGTCATCAGAGAGAACTGCTTATCAAGTTCGATGATCTTCAGGTGAAAGGCTACGAAAAAGCGATGATGACATTGAAAGTTGACTCCAATGAACTTAAGCTAAATTTTGGAAACAAAGCCGGGCAAAAGGGACCAAAGTACGAAATAACTGTTTCTGGACAAGTTGAGAATCAAGGAAAATGTTTGCGAGCACGGGCACGCTGGAACAAG CTTCCAGAGCAGTGGAAAGACTTTCTCTACCAATGGGAGCCACAGATTTGGAATGCTCTTCAACAGTTTGCTTGGGTTAGACGAGTCAAtcaaaaaaagaagcaaatggAATTCCAAATTCAGCTCAAGACGGCGACTACAGCCGATTGGCAACTTAAAGTCCCTAATGCAGACGTTAAGAGAACAAACGTCCGGCTACCACTGAGAGTAGAGCGTTTTGCTTCATCTTATGATGATATCATGAACTTCGTCTTTG CACGATGCGATGTTCAGGGACAAAATATCAGAGTATTTGACCACCTTCAATACGTTGCCAACATCAAGGCGGGTTGTCCCTATGTCCTGGTTCAAGAACACAACACAGACAGGCCCAGCAGAATTATG TTTACAGTGCAGATGAATGGCAAAGGACATAAGACTTTGAGGATATTGATTAGGAAATCGAAAGAAAGGGTGgaaatcaaagcaaatgatGATCATCCAATAGTACTCATTGATGGACAGTTATGCGCAAAACAAGACTgccaaacaaaacttcaagaagtCACTGTACATACAGCGCAAATGCCAGGAGGAAAGAACCAAGTTGACTTACATACAAAG TTTGGTCTGTGCGCTAGAATCAAAGGTGGACAGATCAGCGTGTATGCGTCTCCTCTATTACAAGGTCACGTGCGTGGACTGTGCGGTGACGCAAATGGCGAACAGTGGAATGAGTTCAGAGATCGAAAAGATAAGATTCGGGACCGTCAGACATTCGTCAAATCATGGCAACAGAAGTGTTGA